The Thermosulfurimonas sp. F29 genome includes a window with the following:
- the recG gene encoding ATP-dependent DNA helicase RecG, whose amino-acid sequence MRERLEEWRERFRRPLLFCARRDFALLPKVRDLELTLTRLLEEAPEELSEALRRRLGELVRGIDSLEPEEKKERIKRILELSEDLAGPEPEEEFPAYPDPDLLKRFREELRTPVQFLRGVGPKLAARLATRGIHTIEDLLYFLPKSYEDRRRYTPIRELRAGGKAVVKGEVVLSGPVQFRRRRIYEVVLSDGTGLLTLKWFHFRESHLRETFRIGKTVIVSGEVSRFGGRFEMVHPEVEDPEAPGLELHVGRILPVYPPVEGVSPKVLRRIVREAVERHADKLVSYIPPEILRRRRLLPLSEAVRGLHFPPDDADLSALNAERSVYHKSLAFDEFFFLELALGLRRSRVKQAPGIAFRTASALVERFLARLPFRLTRAQERAFEEIKRDMAKPFPMNRLLQGDVGCGKTVVAFLAALIAIDNGYQVALMAPTEILAEQHYAGFRELCGLAGVETALLTGGLPPSRKREVKQALALGQVHLVIGTHALFQEDVEFKRLGLVVIDEQHRFGVLQRAALRDKAKGVSPDTLVMTATPIPRTLALTIYGDLEVSLIDELPAGRKPVRTELFTEASRHLAYEKARQEARRGHRVYVVLPLIEESEKMDLLSATEWAEHLRKEVFSEFRVGLLHGRMSPPEKERVMRAFKRGDYQILVSTTVIEVGVDVPEATVMIIEHAERFGLSQLHQLRGRVGRSDRQSYCFLVAHGVSPGGEAWRRLRVLTETNDGFRIAEEDLKIRGPGEFLGTRQHGYLEFRRADLVRDYEMLLAAREEAFRLLEEDPALARPEHQPLKEILSERWAERLRLSEVA is encoded by the coding sequence ATGCGGGAGAGACTCGAGGAATGGAGGGAGCGGTTTCGGCGCCCCCTTCTCTTCTGTGCCCGGCGGGACTTCGCCCTTCTTCCCAAGGTACGGGATCTGGAATTGACCCTTACGCGACTTCTCGAGGAGGCCCCGGAGGAGCTTTCCGAGGCCCTGCGCCGCCGTCTCGGGGAACTCGTCCGGGGCATAGATTCCCTGGAGCCGGAGGAGAAGAAGGAGCGCATAAAAAGGATCCTTGAACTCTCCGAGGATCTCGCGGGACCCGAGCCGGAGGAGGAATTTCCCGCCTATCCGGATCCGGACCTCCTGAAGCGTTTCCGGGAGGAGTTGCGCACTCCCGTCCAGTTTCTAAGGGGGGTGGGCCCCAAGCTTGCGGCCCGACTCGCCACCCGCGGAATCCATACCATAGAGGACCTCCTCTACTTCCTGCCTAAAAGCTACGAGGATCGCCGGCGCTACACCCCTATAAGGGAGCTCCGGGCCGGGGGAAAGGCCGTGGTGAAGGGAGAAGTGGTGCTCTCCGGTCCGGTGCAATTTCGAAGGAGGCGGATCTACGAGGTGGTGCTCTCCGACGGGACGGGGTTGCTGACCCTTAAATGGTTTCACTTCCGGGAGTCCCACCTCCGGGAGACCTTTCGCATCGGAAAGACGGTGATCGTCTCCGGCGAGGTATCCCGTTTCGGGGGGCGCTTCGAGATGGTACATCCCGAGGTGGAGGATCCGGAGGCTCCCGGTCTCGAGCTCCATGTGGGGCGGATCCTTCCGGTGTATCCCCCCGTCGAGGGAGTTTCTCCCAAGGTGTTGCGACGCATCGTGCGGGAGGCCGTGGAAAGGCACGCGGACAAACTGGTGAGCTACATTCCTCCGGAGATCCTTCGCCGTCGCCGTCTTCTTCCCCTTTCCGAGGCGGTGCGGGGGCTCCACTTTCCCCCGGATGACGCCGATCTTTCCGCCCTTAACGCCGAGCGCAGCGTCTATCACAAGAGCCTGGCCTTTGACGAGTTCTTCTTCCTGGAGCTGGCCCTGGGGTTGCGCAGGTCGCGGGTGAAACAGGCCCCGGGCATCGCCTTTCGCACCGCTTCGGCGCTGGTGGAAAGATTCCTCGCCAGGCTTCCCTTTCGGCTGACCCGTGCCCAGGAACGGGCCTTTGAGGAAATAAAGAGGGATATGGCCAAACCCTTTCCCATGAATCGTCTTCTTCAGGGGGATGTGGGCTGCGGCAAGACCGTGGTGGCTTTTCTGGCCGCCCTAATCGCCATCGACAACGGCTACCAGGTGGCCCTGATGGCCCCCACCGAGATCCTGGCCGAACAGCACTACGCGGGTTTCCGGGAGCTATGCGGCCTGGCCGGGGTGGAGACGGCCCTTCTCACCGGAGGGCTTCCCCCGAGCCGGAAGCGGGAGGTCAAGCAGGCCCTGGCCCTGGGACAGGTGCATCTGGTCATAGGCACCCACGCCCTTTTCCAGGAGGATGTGGAGTTCAAGCGCCTGGGACTGGTCGTAATCGACGAGCAGCATCGCTTCGGGGTGCTGCAGAGGGCCGCCCTCCGCGACAAGGCCAAAGGGGTCTCCCCGGACACCCTGGTGATGACCGCCACCCCCATTCCGCGGACCCTGGCCCTCACCATATACGGGGATCTGGAGGTCTCCCTCATTGACGAGCTTCCGGCCGGACGCAAGCCGGTCCGGACCGAACTTTTCACCGAGGCCTCCCGGCACCTGGCCTACGAAAAGGCCCGGCAGGAGGCCCGCCGGGGGCACCGGGTGTATGTGGTTCTGCCCCTCATCGAGGAGTCCGAGAAGATGGACCTCCTTTCCGCCACGGAATGGGCCGAGCACCTGCGCAAGGAGGTCTTTTCGGAATTCCGGGTGGGACTTCTCCACGGGCGCATGAGCCCCCCGGAAAAGGAACGGGTGATGCGGGCCTTCAAGCGAGGGGATTACCAGATTCTGGTCTCCACCACGGTGATCGAGGTGGGGGTGGATGTTCCGGAGGCCACGGTGATGATCATCGAACACGCCGAGCGTTTCGGACTCTCCCAGCTCCATCAGCTCCGGGGGCGGGTGGGGCGCAGCGATCGACAGTCCTATTGCTTTTTGGTGGCCCATGGGGTATCACCGGGAGGGGAGGCCTGGCGAAGGCTCAGGGTGCTTACGGAGACCAACGACGGATTCCGCATCGCCGAGGAGGATCTCAAGATCAGGGGTCCGGGGGAATTTCTGGGCACCAGGCAGCACGGGTATCTGGAGTTTCGCCGGGCGGATCTGGTACGGGATTACGAAATGTTGCTTGCCGCCCGCGAGGAGGCCTTCCGGCTCCTTGAGGAGGACCCGGCGCTGGCGCGTCCCGAACATCAGCCCCTCAAGGAGATCCTTTCGGAACGGTGGGCCGAGAGACTCAGGCTTTCGGAGGTGGCCTGA
- a CDS encoding glycosyltransferase — translation MLVSVVIPTYNRARFLREALASVLAQTYRPLEIIVVDDGSTDETPRLITAYPVIYHRKARGGPASARNRGILLSRGELVAFLDSDDLWLPEKVSRQVEFFRRHPEAVAVQPEEVWIKGGRRIRPQRKHRKPDGYFFHRAVKLCVVSPSGVMLRRRVFDEIGLFDEEFPVCEDYELWLRLAARYPVHLLPEPLVIKRGGHPGQLSATPGLDFWRLKALVKILRDPVLTPTMRLMVMAEARRKAEIFLRGALKHENLRGAFEARKLLAQLHLPALEK, via the coding sequence TTGTTGGTTTCCGTGGTCATCCCCACCTACAATCGGGCCCGGTTTTTACGGGAGGCGCTGGCTTCGGTCCTGGCGCAGACTTACCGGCCGCTTGAGATCATCGTGGTGGACGACGGTTCCACGGACGAAACCCCCCGACTTATTACGGCCTATCCGGTGATTTATCATCGCAAGGCCCGGGGTGGTCCGGCCTCGGCCCGCAACAGGGGGATCCTTCTTTCCCGGGGGGAGCTGGTGGCCTTTCTGGACAGTGACGACCTCTGGCTTCCGGAAAAGGTATCCCGTCAGGTGGAGTTTTTCCGGCGGCATCCCGAGGCGGTGGCCGTGCAGCCGGAGGAGGTGTGGATCAAGGGGGGGCGTCGAATTCGCCCTCAGCGCAAACATCGCAAGCCCGACGGCTACTTCTTCCACCGGGCGGTGAAGCTGTGCGTGGTTTCCCCCTCGGGGGTGATGTTGAGACGCCGGGTGTTCGACGAGATAGGCCTCTTCGACGAGGAGTTTCCCGTGTGTGAGGACTACGAGCTGTGGTTGAGACTTGCGGCCCGGTATCCGGTACACCTCCTTCCCGAACCCCTGGTGATCAAACGGGGCGGGCATCCGGGACAACTCTCCGCCACTCCGGGCCTGGACTTCTGGCGCCTGAAGGCGCTGGTCAAGATCCTTCGCGATCCGGTGCTAACCCCGACCATGCGTCTAATGGTGATGGCGGAGGCCCGGCGCAAGGCCGAAATCTTCCTGCGCGGAGCCCTGAAACACGAGAACCTCCGCGGGGCCTTTGAGGCCCGGAAACTCCTGGCCCAACTCCACCTCCCCGCCCTCGAAAAATAG
- a CDS encoding Hsp20/alpha crystallin family protein, producing MPERKDLAPREEKREVASRRRGRAMVPPVDIYETDEGLILLADMPGVRADTLEVKVEDNVLHLRGEIAETPGEEVRPEYVEVRGREYYRAFTLGPEFDRDRIEATLKQGVLRLFIPKFESEKPKRIEIKVSG from the coding sequence ATGCCGGAGAGGAAGGATCTCGCCCCCAGAGAGGAAAAAAGGGAGGTGGCTTCCCGCCGGAGGGGTCGGGCCATGGTGCCTCCGGTGGACATCTACGAGACCGACGAGGGATTGATCCTGCTTGCGGACATGCCCGGGGTGAGGGCGGACACGCTGGAGGTGAAGGTGGAGGACAATGTGCTTCACCTGCGGGGAGAGATCGCGGAGACACCGGGCGAGGAGGTGCGCCCGGAGTATGTGGAGGTGCGGGGTCGCGAGTATTATCGGGCCTTCACCCTGGGGCCGGAGTTCGACCGGGATCGGATTGAGGCCACGCTGAAACAGGGCGTGCTCCGGCTCTTCATTCCCAAGTTCGAGTCCGAAAAACCCAAACGCATCGAGATCAAGGTCTCCGGTTAG
- the lon gene encoding endopeptidase La: MSERREELPARPDEIKDVPVIPGDAVIFPHMIVPFVLTEPGLLKAVEEALSRDRLVAVVAVKDPRSERKELYRHGTLCLILRASRVELDRVRIVVQGLSRVRILSFLKEEPFLVARVQQLTETFSPDREAEALAANIRQMFGRVVELSPYLPGELRGLVENLEDPGMLADLSVAHLNVPHAEKQALLEILDVKERLHRAVRLLAEQLEVLELGQRIQAEVRDRMEKAQKEYYLREQLKVIRKELGETEGVEAEVEELREKLEKKALPDLVRREAEKELQKLSRTHPASAEYTVIRNYLDWILDLPWLESTEEHLDLAEAERILDEDHYDLEKVKKRILEYLAVRKLNPEMKGPILCFLGPPGVGKTSLGRSIARALGRRFWRISLGGVRDEAEIRGHRRTYVGAMPGRIIQALRRVGVNNPVLMLDEIDKIGADFRGDPAAALLEVLDPEQNREFSDHYLELPFDLSRVIFIATANVLDTIPAPLRDRMEIIEIPGYTEEEKLHIARRYLVPRQLREHGLRASQLRFTDSALRRIIVYYTREAGVRQLEREIGAVCRAVAREVAEGKTAGTRISVRNLEEYLGPPKYLPEITERVRVPGVAVGLAWTPAGGEVLFVEAARMKGSRKLILTGQLGEVMRESAEAAFTYVRSHAEELGIDEEVLAGSDFHIHVPSGAIPKDGPSAGVTILTALVSLLTGRTVRPEVAMTGEITLRGLVLPVGGIKEKVLAARRYGLKEVILPRRNEKDLREIPEEARRALRFHLVSRVEEIFPLVFPGWPRRPHKK, encoded by the coding sequence ATGAGCGAAAGAAGGGAGGAGCTTCCGGCTCGTCCGGACGAGATCAAGGATGTGCCCGTAATTCCGGGAGACGCGGTGATCTTCCCGCACATGATCGTGCCCTTTGTCCTCACCGAACCCGGATTACTTAAGGCCGTGGAGGAGGCCCTTTCCCGGGATCGTCTGGTGGCGGTGGTGGCGGTGAAGGATCCCCGTTCGGAACGCAAGGAACTCTATCGGCACGGAACGCTCTGCCTCATTCTTCGGGCCAGCCGGGTGGAGCTCGACCGGGTGCGCATCGTGGTGCAGGGGCTTTCCCGGGTGCGCATCCTTTCTTTTCTGAAGGAGGAACCCTTTCTCGTGGCCCGGGTGCAGCAGCTCACCGAGACCTTTTCGCCGGATCGCGAGGCCGAGGCGCTGGCCGCAAACATCCGGCAGATGTTCGGTCGGGTGGTGGAACTTTCCCCGTACCTCCCCGGAGAACTGCGGGGTCTGGTGGAGAACCTGGAGGACCCGGGCATGCTCGCCGATCTGTCGGTGGCCCATCTCAATGTGCCCCACGCCGAAAAACAGGCCCTGCTGGAGATTCTGGATGTGAAGGAACGCCTCCACCGGGCGGTGCGGTTGCTGGCGGAACAGCTCGAGGTGCTGGAACTGGGGCAGCGCATCCAGGCCGAGGTGCGCGACCGCATGGAAAAGGCCCAGAAGGAATATTACCTGCGGGAACAGCTCAAGGTCATCCGCAAGGAACTCGGGGAGACCGAAGGGGTGGAGGCCGAGGTCGAGGAACTCAGGGAGAAGCTGGAGAAAAAGGCCCTGCCGGATCTGGTGCGCCGGGAAGCCGAAAAGGAACTGCAGAAACTCTCGCGCACCCACCCCGCCTCTGCGGAGTACACCGTGATCCGGAACTACCTGGACTGGATCCTCGATCTTCCCTGGCTCGAGTCCACGGAGGAACACCTGGACCTTGCGGAGGCCGAAAGGATCCTCGACGAGGATCACTACGATCTGGAGAAGGTGAAAAAGAGGATCCTGGAGTATCTCGCGGTGCGGAAACTGAATCCGGAGATGAAGGGCCCCATTCTCTGTTTCCTGGGCCCTCCGGGGGTGGGGAAGACCAGTCTGGGGCGTTCCATCGCCCGGGCGCTCGGACGGCGTTTCTGGCGCATCTCTCTGGGCGGGGTGCGGGACGAGGCGGAAATCCGTGGACACCGTCGGACCTATGTGGGCGCCATGCCCGGACGCATCATCCAGGCCCTCCGCCGGGTGGGGGTGAATAACCCGGTGCTCATGCTCGACGAAATCGACAAGATCGGGGCCGACTTCCGCGGCGATCCCGCGGCGGCCCTCCTTGAGGTGCTCGATCCGGAACAGAACCGGGAGTTCTCCGACCACTACCTGGAACTCCCCTTCGACCTCTCCCGGGTGATCTTCATCGCCACCGCCAATGTGCTGGACACCATTCCGGCTCCGCTTCGCGATCGCATGGAGATCATCGAGATTCCGGGTTATACCGAGGAGGAGAAGCTACACATCGCCCGCAGGTATCTGGTGCCCCGGCAGCTCCGGGAACACGGTCTTCGGGCCTCGCAGCTTCGTTTCACTGATTCGGCCCTGCGGCGGATCATCGTCTACTACACCCGGGAGGCCGGGGTGCGTCAGCTGGAACGCGAGATCGGAGCGGTGTGCCGGGCCGTGGCCCGGGAGGTGGCCGAGGGGAAGACCGCCGGGACCCGGATTTCGGTGCGGAATCTGGAGGAATATCTGGGCCCGCCGAAGTATCTGCCGGAGATAACCGAAAGGGTGCGGGTTCCCGGGGTGGCCGTGGGGCTGGCCTGGACCCCTGCCGGAGGGGAGGTCCTCTTCGTGGAGGCGGCCCGGATGAAGGGATCCCGCAAGTTGATCCTTACCGGCCAGCTCGGGGAGGTCATGCGCGAAAGCGCCGAGGCGGCGTTCACCTATGTGCGATCCCACGCCGAGGAACTGGGGATCGACGAGGAGGTGCTGGCCGGATCCGACTTTCACATCCATGTGCCCTCCGGAGCCATTCCCAAGGACGGCCCCAGTGCCGGAGTAACCATCCTCACGGCCCTGGTGAGTTTGTTGACCGGGCGCACCGTGCGTCCGGAGGTGGCCATGACCGGAGAGATCACCCTCCGGGGCCTGGTGCTTCCGGTGGGAGGGATAAAGGAAAAGGTGCTGGCCGCCAGACGCTACGGATTGAAGGAGGTGATTCTTCCCCGGCGCAACGAAAAGGACCTCCGGGAGATCCCGGAGGAAGCCCGACGGGCCCTCCGGTTTCACCTGGTCTCCCGGGTGGAGGAGATCTTTCCCCTGGTCTTCCCCGGCTGGCCCCGCCGCCCCCACAAAAAATAG
- the kdsB gene encoding 3-deoxy-manno-octulosonate cytidylyltransferase has product MRIVGLIPARYGSTRFPGKPLADLWGKPLIQHVFERASASPILERVVVATDDERILECVRGFGGEALMTSPEHTCGTERIAEAAGLLSLSDEDLVVNIQGDQPLLAPEVIEELVRPLLLSSEVPMATVAIPFENPEELADPNRVKVVLDREGRALYFSRAPIPYFRPPGQAPLYLRHIGLYAYRKEFLDLFVKLPPGDLERTEKLEQLRALENGYPIAVTITRYDCPEVDTPEDLERIRALFSPRN; this is encoded by the coding sequence ATGCGCATCGTGGGTTTGATTCCGGCCCGATACGGGTCCACCCGGTTTCCCGGAAAACCTCTGGCGGATCTCTGGGGCAAGCCCCTCATTCAGCATGTGTTTGAACGGGCCAGTGCGAGTCCGATTCTGGAGAGGGTGGTGGTGGCCACGGACGACGAGCGCATCCTGGAGTGCGTACGCGGTTTCGGGGGAGAGGCCCTCATGACCTCCCCGGAGCACACCTGCGGTACGGAGCGAATCGCCGAAGCCGCGGGGCTTCTTTCCCTGTCCGACGAGGATCTGGTGGTAAACATCCAGGGGGACCAGCCCCTGCTGGCTCCGGAGGTCATCGAGGAGCTGGTGCGACCGCTTCTTCTGTCGAGCGAGGTTCCCATGGCCACCGTGGCCATCCCCTTTGAGAACCCGGAGGAACTTGCCGATCCCAATCGGGTTAAGGTGGTGCTCGACCGGGAGGGCCGGGCCCTTTACTTCTCCCGGGCCCCCATTCCCTATTTTCGGCCCCCGGGCCAGGCCCCTCTTTACCTGCGGCACATAGGCCTCTACGCCTACCGCAAGGAGTTCCTGGACCTCTTCGTGAAACTCCCCCCCGGCGATCTGGAGAGGACGGAAAAGCTGGAGCAGCTGAGGGCGCTCGAAAACGGATATCCCATCGCCGTTACCATTACCCGCTACGACTGTCCGGAGGTGGACACCCCCGAGGACCTGGAGAGGATCCGCGCCCTCTTCTCCCCCCGGAATTAG
- a CDS encoding Hsp20/alpha crystallin family protein — protein MALNWAVEWDPFREFERLQEELDRLFEWVSPFRTLRGEEVYPRLNVGETPEEVLVYIFAPGVDPKSVELSLEGNLLSISGERRAEEALGVGEVKPERFVRQERFSGKFSRVISLPESVDPEQVEAEYRNGLIVVRIGKKAERRARKIEVKGA, from the coding sequence ATGGCTCTGAACTGGGCCGTGGAGTGGGATCCCTTCCGTGAGTTCGAACGGTTGCAGGAGGAGCTGGATCGGCTGTTTGAGTGGGTGAGTCCCTTCCGGACGCTTCGGGGCGAGGAGGTCTATCCCCGCCTCAATGTGGGGGAGACCCCGGAGGAGGTGCTGGTTTACATCTTTGCTCCGGGGGTGGACCCCAAATCGGTGGAGCTTTCGCTGGAGGGCAACCTTCTTTCCATTTCCGGGGAACGCCGGGCCGAGGAGGCGCTTGGAGTCGGGGAGGTGAAGCCGGAGCGCTTCGTGCGGCAGGAGAGGTTTTCCGGCAAGTTCTCCCGGGTGATCTCGTTGCCGGAGTCCGTGGATCCGGAACAGGTGGAGGCGGAGTATCGCAACGGTTTGATCGTGGTGCGCATCGGTAAGAAGGCCGAGCGTCGGGCCAGGAAGATCGAGGTGAAGGGAGCCTAA
- a CDS encoding homoserine dehydrogenase produces the protein MQEIGIGLLGFGVVGTGVWRLLSENGEFLARKTGVRLSIRRILVRDPGKRRPVEVPGGLLTTRVEDILEDPAIQVVCELVGGLEPARTYILSALERGKHVVTANKAVLAEYGPEVFAAAESAGCEVFFEAAVGGGVPIIKTLRESLAANRIRRITAIVNGTCNYILTRMSEEGLSFAEALAEAQDRGFAEADPALDISGRDSVHKLAILATLAYGAHVPAGRIHQEGIADLEVSDLVFAREFGYVLKLLAIAREEDGKVEVRVHPTLIPEGHVLASVRGAFNGFLLEGDFVGEVLLYGLGAGAEPTASAVVGDLLDAARLITSGARPAPILFRDSPLSLRPMEEVVSRYYFRFSAVDRPGVLSRISGVLGRHGISIASVIQKGRREKGSVPIVMLTHEAREADVRRALSEIDRLEVVTAPTRLLRILEA, from the coding sequence ATGCAGGAGATCGGGATAGGGCTTCTCGGCTTCGGGGTGGTGGGAACGGGGGTGTGGCGGCTTCTGTCCGAAAACGGGGAGTTTCTGGCCCGCAAGACCGGGGTGCGTCTTTCCATCCGGCGCATTCTGGTGCGGGATCCCGGAAAAAGGCGCCCGGTGGAGGTGCCGGGGGGTCTTCTTACCACCCGGGTGGAGGACATCCTGGAGGATCCCGCCATTCAGGTGGTCTGTGAACTGGTGGGGGGGCTTGAGCCGGCCCGAACTTACATCCTTTCGGCCCTTGAACGGGGCAAACATGTGGTCACCGCCAATAAGGCGGTGCTCGCCGAGTACGGGCCGGAGGTGTTCGCCGCCGCCGAGTCCGCGGGTTGCGAGGTCTTCTTTGAGGCCGCGGTGGGAGGCGGAGTCCCCATCATCAAGACACTTCGGGAAAGCCTTGCGGCCAATCGCATCCGCCGCATCACCGCCATCGTGAACGGAACCTGCAACTACATCCTGACGCGCATGAGCGAGGAGGGGCTTTCCTTCGCCGAGGCCCTCGCCGAGGCCCAGGATCGGGGGTTTGCCGAGGCGGATCCCGCCCTGGATATCTCCGGGCGGGACTCGGTGCACAAGCTGGCCATTCTGGCCACCCTGGCCTACGGGGCCCATGTGCCCGCGGGAAGAATTCACCAGGAAGGCATAGCCGACCTCGAGGTCTCCGATCTGGTTTTCGCCCGGGAGTTCGGTTATGTGCTGAAACTTCTGGCCATAGCCCGGGAGGAAGACGGGAAGGTGGAGGTACGCGTCCATCCCACCCTGATCCCGGAGGGTCATGTGCTGGCCTCGGTCCGGGGGGCCTTCAACGGTTTTCTCCTGGAAGGGGATTTCGTGGGTGAGGTGCTGCTTTACGGTCTCGGGGCCGGGGCCGAACCCACCGCCAGCGCCGTGGTGGGGGATCTCCTCGACGCGGCCCGGCTGATCACCTCCGGGGCCCGTCCCGCACCGATTCTCTTCCGGGACAGCCCCCTTTCCCTGCGGCCCATGGAGGAGGTGGTTTCCCGGTACTACTTCCGGTTCTCCGCGGTGGATCGTCCGGGGGTGCTTTCCAGGATCTCCGGCGTGCTGGGACGCCACGGGATCAGCATCGCCTCGGTGATTCAGAAGGGACGCAGGGAAAAGGGGTCGGTGCCCATCGTGATGCTCACCCACGAGGCCCGGGAGGCGGATGTGCGTCGGGCCCTTTCCGAGATAGATCGGCTGGAGGTGGTCACCGCCCCCACCAGGCTCTTGCGCATTCTGGAAGCCTAG